A region from the Tachyglossus aculeatus isolate mTacAcu1 chromosome 5, mTacAcu1.pri, whole genome shotgun sequence genome encodes:
- the VAPA gene encoding vesicle-associated membrane protein-associated protein A isoform X1 produces MAVAAGAMAKHEQILVLDPPTDLKFKGPFTDVVTTNLKLRNPSDRKVCFKVKTTAPRRYCVRPNSGIIEPGSSVTVSVMLQPFDYDPNEKSKHKFMVQTIFAPPNTSDMEAVWKEAKPDELMDSKLRCVFEMPNENDKLGLPVPGTKLLTPISSTSSLATPPSYSLKNDLKGPISAFTHNLEQSDAEPSKAAPLNASKQDGPVPKPHSASLNDTETKKLMEECKRLQGEMMKLSDENRHLRDEGLRLRKVSHSDKPGSSSSMIPRENGSNPLPSLLVVIAAIFIGFFLGKFIL; encoded by the exons GCCCCTTCACAGATGTAGTCACTACAAATCTTAAGCTGCGGAATCCATCAGACAGGAAAGTATGCTTCAAAGTGAAGACTACAGCACCCCGCCGGTACTGTGTGAGACCAAACAGTGGAATTATCGAGCCAGGGTCATCTGTTACTGTTTCAG TAATGTTGCAGCCTTTTGACTATGATCCGAATGAGAAGAGTAAACACAAATTTATGGTACAGACAATTTTTGCTCCTCCAAACACCTCAGATATGGAAGCTGTG TGGAAGGAGGCAAAACCTGATGAACTAATGGATTCCAAATTGAGATGTGTGTTTGAAATGCCCAATGAAAATGATAAATTG GGTTTACCTGTACCAGGGACCAAGTTACTCACTCCAATCAGCAGCACCAGTTCTCTGGCGACACCTCCCAGTTATAGCCTGAAGAATGACCTGAAGGGACCAATCAGTGCATTCACACACAACTTGGAGCAG AGTGATGCGGAACCCAGCAAAGCTGCTCCTCTGAATGCCTCTAAACAAGATGGACCCGTGCCAAAACCACACAGCGCTTCCCTCAATGACACGGAAACAAAGAAACTAATGGAAGAGTGTAAACGACTTCAGGGGGAAATGATGAAGCTATCAGATGAAAATCGGCATCTGAGA GACGAAGGCTTAAGGCTCAGAAAGGTGTCGCATTCGGATAAACCTGGATCATCCTCCAGCATGATCCCCAGAGAAAATGGCTCCAACCCTCTCCCCTCGCTTCTTGTTGTAATTGCAGCCATTTTCATTGGATTCTTTCTAGGGAAATTCATCTTGTAG